CATAGGCGGCTTGATGCTGCCGACCCCGACGTTTCGAAGAGCCGGATGTGAGGCCCACAAGTCCGGTTCTGTGAGAGCTGGGGGAGGGCAACCTCCCCCCGGCTACTCGACACCGAGCTGCGGACCGCCGGACAATCTCGCGTCGTGATGGCCGGCGGGCATGCCACCGTGCTGCACGTCGGCGAAATCGCAAGGCGATCGAGGCGCGCTTGTGGAATGGAGGCAGGAGGGCGGCGATCGTCTGCCGCCGCAGTTCAGGATTCAGAACGAGTGCGCGCAACTCAATGAACGCAGGCCGCGGCCGAAACCTGACAGCCGACGAGATCCCGGACATGACGTCAGATCTTGCGGCGCGGCGCTCGACGCTAGACCGGGACGACGCGCTGTGCATCCGGACGAATCAGACATGGAAGTGGGGCGTGAGCGACCCCCTGTGAACAGGGCGTGGGGCGAAGAAGGGGGCAGCCAAGTGGGGGTCGCTCACGCCCTGGTGGTCTCCGGCACCGGCATCGACACCTGCAGCGACTGGGACACGGGCGGCATAGAACGCCGCCCGCAAACGTGGCGAAGTCCAACAGTTTCCATGATTTGGACGAGGCGCTTCGTTCTCTACCGTCAGCGGCGGATCACTTTCCGCCGTGCGGATCGGTTTCCAGTGGGGGGGAACGGTCCTCCCGCGTTCGCGTTCCCCCACCTCGTTCCCCTGGCGTGCCGTCGCCATCCGCAGGAGCAGACTCTCAAGCACAGGCTAAAATGGCGTCATGAAGCGTGACGCAGCGGAGATCCTGAAGGAGGCCTTGGCGCTCCCGACCGAGGCCCGCGCAGCACTCGCCGGCTCACTACTCGACAGCCTCGACACCGACGTCGACGAGGACGCCGAAGCCGCTTGGGCGACGGAGGTGAACCGGCGCGTGGCGGAGCTCGATAGCGGAGCCGTCAAGACCCTTCCCTGGGCAGAGGTCCGCCGCCGACTCGCCGCGCGCTGATGCCCCAGTTCGCGGTCGGGTTCCATCCGCTCGCTGCCGACGAAGCGCAGGCTGCTGAGCGGTGGTACCGCGAACGGAACGAGACCGCATCTGGTCGCTTCCAGCGCGAGCTCGATCGTGCGATCGAACGGATCTCCGAGCGGCCCGAAGCTGGGTCCCCGTATCTCAGTAACACAAGACGGATACTACTTCGCCGCTTTCCGTTCTTTGTCGTGTATCGGGTACGCGGCGACAACGTTCAGATCGTCGCTGTTGCGCATGCGCGACGCCGGCCGGGATACTGGCGAGCGCGTTAACCGGAGGTTCCGGTGGTTCGAAAAGCCAAGCCCACGAGCGCATCTCGAAAGGCATTCGCCGCCGCACGGCGACGGGCTCTCGCCAGACTTCGCAAAGGACTGGACCTCCAGTGGGCTCCTCCGCACTCTCGCGAGGTCCTTCACGATCGAGCGCCGCGGACGAGCGATAGGTGAATCGCGACGAGGGCTGAGGGACGCACTATCCCTTAGCTACACTGAAGAACACGCAGAACTCGTTGGACAGCCGGTTCGACCGCGCTGATAGCTCCGAACCCGCACGGTCCGAGGCGGCCCTCCATCGCGGGGTGCGCCATCCAAGCACTACGTCGCTTCCGTTCGAGCCGATACGCGCGGCCCGAACCTGAGGACTGACGCGTCATGTCGGAGTGCCGTGCTGCTGGCCTACTGATCCGAAGGCGTGCTTCATGGAGGCAATTATTTGACAGGGGGACACGATCGCCGTGTCTCGGGCCCGTCCCTCAGGCGGTGGCGTGGACCTCCATCTGGAAGGACATGAGCCGCCCGGGCCGAACGGAGTGTTTCGATTTCCAATTGCCAAGCTTGTCAAGACATGGCACTATGCCTCATAATGTCGTATTGGAGGCATAAGATGGCTCTGCCGATCCGTACGGTTTTGGATGACATCACTACCGTTTGCGCTTACCTGGCGAAGAAGCCCACTGGTGCAACGGTAGCAGAGGCTCGAAAAGTACTCGACTCGAAGTACCTCGACGGGCGAAAGCTGAACGCTCTTAAGTTCTGGGGGCTCATCGAGGAGCACGCGGAGCGAATGCGACTCTCCGTCGATGGACGCACATTGCTGAAGGACGCGGCGTCTTTCAAGCGCGTGATGCTGGACGTGGTCCGGAGAATTGCGCCCTACAACGCCGTGATCGAGCGCGCAGGACACCGCGAGGAGGAGTCGCTATCTGCAACGGACGTGGCGTCGCACTGGCACCAACACTTCGCGGATGACGTTGCCGACTCCGACAAGATTCTGAATGACCAAGCCGTGTGCTTCTTTCAGGTCGCTTCTGGAGCAGGCCTAGGGCAAATCGTCATAGGCCGCCGCGGCAGTTCAACCAGGTTTCAGTTCGACCAGCCGGCGTTGTCAAGCTATCTGGAAGGAAGCACTAATAGCGACCAAGAAACGGCTGCGTCGACCATTGTCGAGCCAGAAAATGGCAACGCCAAGGAACCGCTTGCCGTGTCGCACGTCGGGCGTGCGGCCGCTGGTCCCCAGGAAAACAAGGGGCTTGGCCAAGCCATTTTCGTCGCCCATGGGAAGAGCAAGAAGGCGCTGGAGCAACTAAAACACATCCTCGATCAGTTCAAGATCCCCTACAAGGTCGCGACAGAGGAACCGAACTTGGGTCGTCCCATAGGCGCGAAGGTCCGAGAAGTGATGGAGGCTTGCAACTGCGCCATCCTGATCTTCACGGCAGATGAAGAGTTCAAAGACGCCGACGGCAAGCAAATCTGGCGACCCAGCGAAAACGTCGTGTTCGAGCTCGGAGCTGCCGGATATCTTTATGGAAATCGCATCGTCATCATGAAAGAAGACACCGTGACGTTTCCTGCGAATTTCAGGGATCTAGGACACATTTCGTTCTCGAAAGATTCTCTCGACGCCAAGTCAATGGATGTGCTGAAGGAGCTGATCGGCTTCGGAATTGTCCGGATCAGCACGTAACGGCCAACGCAACTTTAGTCATGTCAGCCTCTTCCCGTTCAATGAACATGCAAGAGTTCGCCGCAGCGAGACATCAAGAATTTCAACGAAACGTGACAGCTGCGATCAAGCTGATAGTTGAGCAAAAGCACCTGTATCAGAGCGTCACTGTCGCGGCAACAGATTCCTATGTATCGATTAAGCCGGACAAGACACAAGTATCAGAAAAAATTGATTCAGTGACGCGGGCGATGAACGCGGGATGGGCGACCGAGGCCGTGCGACCGGGCGCTGACCCAATTCACTTGAATGTGCCGGACGTTAAGGTCTTTTGCTCTCTCTGCAAGCGTATCGAAGCTTTCAATTCCGCATATGTTCTGGACGTGTTCGGCAGAATCGGAAAACTGGTGTTCGAACCCGGACCAGTGGAGCAAGCATTTCTGTTGGCGTATCAGTGCCAATCGTGCAAGCGGACGCCTGAGCTGTTCCTCATACGTCGCCGGGGGTTAAGGCTCACCCTCGAAGGCCGATCCCCGATCGAGAACGTAGATGTTCCCACCTTCGTGCCTGATGCTGTCCGCCGTTTGTGGTCGGTGCAATCGTGGCTCATCAGTCCGGTCAGACGCTTGCAGGCGTATTCATGCTTCGCACCGTCCTTGAACAATGGGCTAGAGTCGCAAGCGGAAGCGAGAATGAACAGGCGGATCAGGTCATGGACGATTACATGGCTACATTGTCTGAAGATTTTCGAAGACGTTTCCCCTCGATGAGGTCTCTGTATGGCGAACTGAGCGTCGACATTCATAGCGCCACGGGGGCACCTGAGTTGTTCGACAAGGCTCGTGAGCAGATCGTTCATCACTTCGATGCACGGCGGCTGTTCGGGCTTCCCAGGCAGTAGGAAGCCTGTCATAGCCAGGGGGCGATGCCTGGTCGTTGAATACGAGTGCATTCGCGCGCGAAGCGCCGGCGGCCTGCGCGGTTCAGGCCCCACCACTCCACAGCTGCAAGTACTGTCGGTTGCGAGCCCCCGCAAATCCCACTTTCTAAACCACTAAAAACAAACCGCTTACAGCGAGTCCGTACTGGGACTCGATTTGAACTCCCGGACAGCCCGACACGCGGTTCGCGCGAGCTTGTCGGTGGCAGTGCGCGGCCGCTTCGAGAACGCGCGAGGCGGCCGCACAAGTTGATGGCCGGATATCGTCAGACTCTGACTACCGCTATCGGTCAGCTCCGTGTTGCCGGAGGATCGATGCAATCTCCGCATGTTGACGCCGTTCGGCCCACGCGAGCGGTGTGGCCCACGGCTCGGCCCCGGCCTCGATCGGATCGGCACCGCGCGCCAGCAGCAGCTCGACCAGCGGCACACGGCCCCAGCGGCACGCCCACCCGAGCGGCGTGCTCTTCAGGAATTCGTCCCGGATGTCCGTGCGCGCACCCGCATCCAGCAGGATGGTCGCCAGAGACAAGCCCACGCCATGATCCCGAGCGATCACTTCGTGCAGCATCGTCTGTCCGGATTCCGGTGCCCGAAGATTGGGATCGCAGCGCTCCAAAATCAGTCGGAACGTCGCGCGGCTGTCCGCCTGTTCGGCCTCATTCAGGTCCCGATGCCCGGGCAGCGGGCGCCAGAGCATCCAGAACCATCGCGGGTCGTCCCGCGGCCAGTTGATCCGCTCGAGCGCCATGCGCACGATCTCGGCACTGCGGCCGCTGGCGCCGCTCCACAGGATCGCTTCGACCGTCTCACCCGAGAACGCGCCCGACTCCAGATGCGGGTCGATATCACCCTCGAGCATCCGGCGCGCCAGTTCCACGTTGCGGATGTAGCCGACGGAGGAGGCGTCGATCCAGCCACCGTGCTGCACCATCAAATCGATCATGGCCTGGTCGGGCGCGTGCGTACGCGGGGAGCCGCCGGTATAGGCCGCAGCGGTGGCCGAGCCCGCGGTGAACACCGAGGCGTTCGGATCGGCGCCGTGCGCGAGCAGCAGGCGAGCCATGTCGATCCGTCCGGTGTTGACCGCCTCGAGCAGCGGGCCGCCCGACGAGAACGTCTGGTCTTCGAGCTGGCCCAGCTGCATCCGCTCGTTCGGGTCGAGACCCGTTTCGAGCAATCGACGCAGCACGTCAGGACGATCGCCCCGCACTGCCGCCTGTAGCACCCCCTTTCCCTGCAGCGAGTCGGGTGCGCATGACGCGAGATAGTCCCAGCGGCCGAGCGCAGCGGCCGCGAGCGGAGTCAGCTCGGCGCCACGTTCGATGAGCAGCGCGGCCATCGCCTCGCTCGCCGACCGGCCCGAATCCGCGGCACATTCCCAGACGGCGAACTCCAGCGGCGTCCGTCCTTTCCACCGCCAGAAGTCGGGCTGCGACTGCTTGTTCACGTCGGCCCCGTGGTCGAGCAGCCATTTCGCCACCCGCAGGAGGCCGTACTGCGCCGCACGGTGCAGCATCGTCACGCCGTCTGGTGGGCACATGCCGGCAAGTCCGGGCTCGGACTCGAACACGGCGATCACCGCCTCCTCGCCGCCGGTCATCATGGCGTCGCGGAGACGACGCACGCCGTCGCCATGCGCGTTGACGCTGCGCGCGCCGCGCTTCTCTTCCTGCGCTGTCATCAGCGCGACGATCTCGTCGTACCCGCGTTCCTCGGCGATCGTGCGCGGGCTGGTCGCGTCGCGGTTGGGCCAGATGCCGTCGCGCGTGTCCGCTCCCGCTTCGAGCAGCAGCCGCGTCATCTCGACGTCACGCGCCATGACCGCGATGTGGATGGCGCGTATTTCGAAGCCAGACGGTCCCTCGCGCAGCAGATCGACGATTTCCGGCCTCCGCGCGAGCAGCGCACGGCCCGCGCCGAGGTCACCCTTCTGCACGGCCTCGTGCAACCTCGTCGTCGTGACGCCATCGACGGCCGCCTTCAGCTTCGGCCAGCTCTCGAACCCGTACGAGCGCGCCAGCACGAACTGCGCGTCGTGCAGCGCGAAGATCTCAGGCGTCGCGGTGCGATGGTGGGCGGCCACCTCGATGATCGCGTCTGGCGACTGTGCGCGATACGCCTCCAGCAGCTCCCTGGCCTGTCGCTTCAGTTGATCGATGTCGGGGTTCTCGCGCATCGCGCGAGCGGGCGGGTGAGTTCGGTGAACGGTCATGACGAGCTCCTCTCCCGGCTATGCCTACCGCACAGCCATACGCGCCCGTTGTCCGCTCTCCCGGGCAGGAAAAGAGATCATCCTGACGATGACGAGACCGATGTCGGGGTGGACGCAGTCCTTTCCGCGGACGTGGATGACGCCCCGATACGCCAACGCCAGTATACCGCGCCGGTCCATGTACCTCTTGCGCAGCCGTCGCATGCAGTCCGAGCAACATACCCGCGATCGATCGCGCAGGGTGGGGCTGCCGAGCACCGCTCCATCCGACCGACTGGATAGATACGCCAACCTGGGATCCGCGAGTTCCCTTGCGCCATTCCTGAACCCGACGATCGGCTTCGGGTGTGCGCATAATGTGCGCAGCATGACGGCCAAACGGTCTAGAAAGCGCGTCGCGTCGGTGCGTGAGTACGTCGCGTCGAAGCCGAAAGAGTCTCGAGCCAGCCTCGAAGCGGTGCGCCGGGCGATTCTCAAGGCGCTCCCGAATGCGCAAGAAGGGCTGGCCTATCAGATGCCGGCCTACACGCTGAACGGCGTCGGCGTG
The Betaproteobacteria bacterium DNA segment above includes these coding regions:
- a CDS encoding addiction module component, family protein gives rise to the protein MKRDAAEILKEALALPTEARAALAGSLLDSLDTDVDEDAEAAWATEVNRRVAELDSGAVKTLPWAEVRRRLAAR
- a CDS encoding type II toxin-antitoxin system RelE/ParE family toxin — its product is MPQFAVGFHPLAADEAQAAERWYRERNETASGRFQRELDRAIERISERPEAGSPYLSNTRRILLRRFPFFVVYRVRGDNVQIVAVAHARRRPGYWRAR